From a region of the Toxotes jaculatrix isolate fToxJac2 chromosome 7, fToxJac2.pri, whole genome shotgun sequence genome:
- the rchy1 gene encoding RING finger and CHY zinc finger domain-containing protein 1, with protein MASSTGCEHYVRSCLLKAPCCGKLYVCRLCHDAEEDHQMDRFKVREVQCSECQTVQQAQQTCQQCHVQFGEYYCDICHLFDKDKKQYHCQPCGICRIGPREKYFHCEKCNLCLAQNLQGNHKCVENVSRQNCPVCMEDIHTSRVGAHVLPCGHLLHKTCFDDMVRRGAYRCPLCMHSAWNMEDHWDQMDVEISLSPMPSEYRDATVKIICNDCQAHCTVPFHVLGMKCSRCGSYNTAQEGGLIQQSQQQQPVQNTDNEAETDTESENQDQPE; from the exons ATGGCTTCCTCTACTGGCTGTGAGCATTATGTTCGCAGCTGCTTGTTGAAA GCACCCTGCTGTGGTAAACTGTACGTGTGTCGGCTGTGCCATGATGCAGAGGAAGACCACCAGATGGATCGATTCAAAGTCAGAGAGGTGCAGTGCTCTGAGTGTCAGACAGTGCAACAG GCACAGCAGACTTGCCAGCAGTGTCATGTGCAGTTTGGAGAGTATTACTGTGACATCTGCCACTTGTTTGACAAGGATAAGAAGCAGTACCATTGTCAGCCCTGTGGAATATGCAG GATTGGACCCAGAGAGAAGTATTTCCATTGTGAGAAGTGCAATCTGTGTTTAGCTCAGAATCTACAGGGAAACCACAAG tgtgttgaaAATGTGTCAAGGCAGAACTGCCCAGTGTGTATGGAG GACATTCACACGTCCAGAGTTGGAGCTCACGTTCTTCCATGCGGACATCTTTTACACAA GACCTGCTTTGATGACATGGTCAGAAGGGG aGCCTACCGCTGCCCACTGTGTATGCACTCTGCCTGGAACATGGAGGACCACTGGGATCAGATGGATGTAGAGATCTCTCTGTCACCGATGCCCTCTGAATACAGGGATGCTACTGTCAAA ATTATATGTAACGACTGCCAAGCCCATTGTACGGTGCCTTTCCACGTCCTGGGAATGAAGTGCAGCCGCTGTGGCTCgtacaacacagcacaggaagGAGGACTCATCCAGCAgagtcaacaacaacagccagtGCAGAACACTGACAATGaggcagaaacagacacagagtccGAGAACCAAGATCAACCGGAGTAA